The Mycolicibacterium mageritense genome contains a region encoding:
- a CDS encoding alpha/beta hydrolase gives MTSREPDWEPDVLPGFWQHTITLGPDPHGEGDLVATLVRRSDAARYEHAVLALHGYTDYFFHTELAEKFAERGFAFYAIDLHKCGRSRRDGQTPHFTTDLSHYDTELLRALEIVAADTGNAKVCLYGHSAGGLIVTLFTDRLRQRDALTAHNVRGLILNSPFFDLHGPAILRTAPTSAALIALARLRKLTVVRKPTEGGYGTSLHRDYGGEFDYNLDWKPLGGFPVTFGWINAIRRGQARLHRGLDVGVPNLILRSDHSVAETPDPAVIQRGDAVLDVTQIARWSGCVGNRSTICPIVDAKHDVFLSLADPRAAAYRELEQWLDHYLQLQSPSNTPSSG, from the coding sequence GTGACGTCACGGGAGCCCGACTGGGAGCCGGATGTACTGCCCGGCTTCTGGCAGCACACCATCACGCTCGGCCCGGATCCGCACGGCGAGGGCGATCTCGTCGCGACCCTCGTCCGCCGGTCGGATGCCGCCCGATACGAGCACGCGGTCCTCGCGTTGCACGGCTATACCGACTACTTCTTCCACACCGAACTCGCCGAGAAGTTCGCCGAGCGCGGGTTCGCGTTCTACGCGATCGACCTGCACAAGTGCGGACGCTCCCGACGCGACGGTCAGACGCCGCATTTCACCACCGACCTGTCGCACTACGACACCGAACTGCTGCGGGCCCTCGAGATCGTCGCGGCCGACACGGGCAACGCCAAGGTCTGCCTGTACGGCCACTCGGCCGGCGGATTGATCGTCACGTTGTTCACCGACCGGCTGCGCCAACGCGACGCGCTCACGGCCCACAACGTGCGTGGGCTCATCCTCAACAGCCCGTTCTTCGACCTGCACGGGCCGGCGATCCTGCGCACCGCCCCGACGTCGGCGGCCCTGATCGCGTTGGCCCGGCTGCGCAAGCTCACCGTGGTCCGCAAACCCACCGAAGGCGGCTACGGCACAAGCCTGCACCGCGACTACGGCGGCGAGTTCGACTACAACCTCGACTGGAAGCCGCTGGGCGGGTTCCCGGTGACGTTCGGCTGGATCAACGCGATCCGGCGGGGGCAGGCGCGTCTGCACCGCGGCCTCGACGTCGGGGTGCCGAACCTGATCCTGCGGTCCGATCACAGCGTCGCGGAAACACCAGACCCCGCGGTGATCCAGCGCGGCGACGCGGTGCTCGACGTCACGCAGATCGCGAGGTGGTCGGGCTGCGTCGGGAACCGGAGCACGATCTGTCCCATCGTCGACGCCAAACACGACGTGTTCTTGTCTCTGGCCGATCCGCGGGCAGCTGCCTACCGCGAGCTCGAACAGTGGCTGGACCACTACCTGCAACTGCAATCCCCCTCGAACACACCATCTTCCGGATAG
- the mqo gene encoding malate dehydrogenase (quinone) — MSATLGALIRLLEPNWSITLIERLDGAAAESSDPWNNAGTGHSALCELNYTPENSDGTIDIAKAVNVNEQFQVSRQFWAYAAENGVLPDVRSFLNPIPHVSFVHGAENVAYLKRRYEALVGNPLFASMEFIDDKDEFTRRLPFMAKGRDFSDPVALNWTQAGTDVDFGSLSRQLIGYTAQRGMDTLFGHEVRNLRKESDGSWTLKVTNRRTGGKRKINAKFVFVGAGGGALPLLQKSGIPEAKGFGGFPVGGAFLRTDNQALTAAHQAKVYGLPPLGAPPMSVPHLDTRIINGKSWLLFGPFAGWTPKFLKQGKFTDLPLSVKPDNLMSMVGVGLTEFGLVNYLIGQLLLSEAARVDTLREFAPSAVDSDWELDIAGQRVQVIRRKGAGGVLEFGTTVLSAADGSIAGLLGASPGASTAVPAMLDVLERCFADRYQGWLPKLKEMVPSLGTKLSNEPKLFEEVWSWGTRALDLDTPVTA; from the coding sequence ATGAGCGCCACCCTGGGCGCGCTCATTCGGCTGCTCGAGCCGAACTGGTCCATCACACTCATCGAGCGACTGGACGGCGCCGCGGCCGAGAGCAGCGACCCGTGGAACAACGCAGGTACGGGGCACTCGGCGCTGTGTGAGCTGAACTACACCCCCGAGAACAGCGATGGCACGATCGACATCGCCAAGGCCGTCAACGTCAACGAACAGTTCCAGGTCTCGCGGCAGTTCTGGGCGTACGCGGCCGAGAACGGCGTGCTGCCCGACGTCCGCAGCTTCCTCAACCCCATTCCGCACGTCAGCTTCGTGCACGGCGCGGAAAATGTCGCCTACCTCAAGCGCCGCTACGAGGCGCTGGTCGGCAATCCCCTGTTCGCGTCAATGGAGTTCATCGACGACAAGGACGAGTTCACCCGCCGGTTGCCGTTCATGGCCAAGGGCCGTGACTTCTCCGATCCGGTCGCGCTCAACTGGACGCAGGCCGGCACCGACGTCGACTTCGGCTCACTGTCGCGCCAGCTGATCGGGTACACCGCCCAACGCGGCATGGACACGCTGTTCGGGCACGAGGTGCGCAATCTGCGCAAGGAGTCCGACGGCAGTTGGACGCTCAAGGTGACCAACCGGCGCACGGGCGGCAAGCGCAAGATCAACGCGAAGTTCGTGTTCGTCGGCGCCGGCGGGGGCGCGCTGCCGCTGCTGCAGAAATCGGGCATCCCCGAGGCCAAGGGCTTCGGTGGTTTCCCGGTCGGGGGTGCGTTCCTGCGCACCGACAACCAGGCGCTGACCGCGGCTCATCAGGCCAAGGTGTACGGGCTGCCGCCGCTCGGCGCGCCGCCGATGTCGGTGCCGCACCTGGACACCCGCATCATCAACGGGAAGTCCTGGCTGCTGTTCGGCCCGTTCGCCGGCTGGACCCCCAAGTTCCTCAAGCAGGGCAAGTTCACCGACCTGCCGCTCTCGGTCAAGCCCGACAACCTGATGTCGATGGTCGGCGTCGGCCTCACCGAGTTCGGCCTGGTCAACTACCTCATCGGCCAGCTGCTGCTCAGCGAGGCCGCCCGCGTCGACACTCTGCGTGAATTCGCGCCCAGCGCAGTCGATTCCGATTGGGAGCTGGACATCGCCGGTCAGCGCGTACAGGTGATCCGGCGCAAGGGTGCCGGCGGCGTGCTGGAGTTCGGCACCACGGTGCTCTCCGCGGCCGACGGCAGCATCGCCGGGTTGCTCGGCGCCTCGCCGGGCGCCTCGACCGCCGTGCCCGCGATGCTCGACGTGCTGGAGCGGTGCTTCGCCGACCGGTACCAGGGGTGGCTGCCCAAGCTCAAGGAGATGGTGCCGTCGCTCGGCACCAAGCTGTCGAACGAGCCCAAGCTGTTCGAGGAAGTGTGGTCGTGGGGCACCCGGGCCCTTGACCTCGACACCCCGGTCACTGCGTGA
- a CDS encoding GNAT family N-acetyltransferase: MTVALRRSWAKDLDAATLYELLKLRVEVFVVEQACPYPELDGRDLLAETRHFWLEGPDGQVISTLRLMEEHPGGEKAFRIGRVCTNRSERGRGHTTRLLQAALAEVGDYPCHINSQTYLEDMYAQHGFVRDGDEFLDDGIPHVPMVRPGSPS, translated from the coding sequence ATGACGGTCGCACTGCGTCGGAGCTGGGCCAAGGATCTCGACGCGGCGACGCTCTATGAGCTGCTCAAGCTGCGGGTCGAGGTGTTCGTCGTCGAACAGGCCTGCCCGTATCCCGAGCTCGACGGCCGTGACCTGCTCGCCGAGACCCGGCACTTCTGGCTGGAAGGCCCGGACGGTCAGGTGATCTCCACGCTGCGGCTCATGGAAGAACATCCGGGCGGCGAGAAGGCCTTCCGCATCGGGCGGGTCTGCACCAACCGCAGCGAACGCGGGCGCGGCCACACCACGCGACTGCTGCAGGCCGCGCTGGCCGAGGTCGGCGACTATCCGTGCCACATCAATTCCCAGACGTATCTGGAGGACATGTACGCCCAGCACGGCTTCGTCCGCGACGGTGACGAGTTTCTCGACGACGGCATCCCGCACGTGCCGATGGTGCGGCCGGGGAGTCCCTCGTGA
- a CDS encoding aldehyde dehydrogenase family protein translates to MTASQVINPATEEVLTTVELLGEHAVDDAVARAKSAQRAWARRAPAERAAALRAFAAAVDAHVGELAALEVANSGHPIGQSEWEASHVRDVLNFYSAAPERLSGKQIPVAGGLDVTFNEPLGVVGIITPWNFPMTIAAWGFAPALAAGNAVVLKPAEWTPLTSIRLGELAVESGLDPDLFQVLPGKGSVVGERFVSHPDVRKVVFTGSTEVGTRVMAGAAAQVKRVTLELGGKSANIIFDDCDLERAAATAPYGVFDNAGQDCCARSRILVQRNVYDRFMELLEPAVQGVAVGDPAIRGTEMGPLVSRPHWESVSSYVPDDAPVAFRGSAPDGPGFWFPPTVLTPQRTDRTVTDEIFGPVVTVLPFDDEADAIELANDTPYGLSGSIWTDNLSRAVRVSRAVEAGNLSVNSHSSVRYNTPFGGFKQSGLGRELGPDAPLSFTETKNVFFAVEDPAEEL, encoded by the coding sequence ATGACAGCCAGCCAGGTCATCAACCCGGCGACCGAGGAGGTGCTGACCACCGTCGAGTTGCTGGGCGAGCATGCCGTCGACGACGCGGTGGCGCGGGCGAAGTCGGCGCAGCGCGCATGGGCGCGCCGCGCGCCTGCGGAACGCGCAGCCGCGTTGCGTGCGTTCGCGGCGGCCGTCGACGCGCATGTCGGTGAACTTGCCGCACTCGAAGTGGCCAACTCGGGGCATCCGATCGGCCAGTCCGAATGGGAGGCAAGCCATGTCCGCGATGTGCTGAACTTCTACTCAGCGGCGCCGGAGCGGTTGTCGGGCAAGCAGATTCCGGTCGCGGGCGGGCTCGACGTGACATTCAACGAGCCGCTGGGTGTCGTGGGGATCATCACGCCGTGGAACTTCCCGATGACCATCGCGGCCTGGGGATTCGCGCCGGCGCTCGCCGCGGGCAACGCGGTGGTGCTCAAACCCGCCGAATGGACCCCGTTGACCTCGATCCGGCTCGGTGAACTCGCCGTGGAATCGGGCCTGGATCCGGACCTCTTCCAGGTGCTGCCTGGCAAGGGCTCGGTGGTCGGGGAGCGTTTCGTCAGTCACCCCGATGTGCGCAAGGTCGTGTTCACGGGCTCGACCGAGGTGGGCACGCGCGTCATGGCCGGCGCCGCGGCCCAGGTCAAACGGGTAACCCTGGAACTGGGCGGCAAGAGCGCGAACATCATCTTCGACGACTGCGATCTGGAGCGGGCCGCGGCGACCGCGCCGTACGGGGTGTTCGACAACGCGGGCCAGGATTGCTGTGCGCGCAGCCGAATTCTGGTGCAGCGCAACGTGTACGACCGCTTCATGGAACTGCTGGAACCCGCCGTGCAGGGGGTCGCGGTCGGTGATCCCGCGATCCGCGGGACGGAGATGGGGCCGCTGGTGTCGAGGCCGCACTGGGAGTCGGTGTCGTCGTACGTGCCCGACGACGCCCCCGTGGCATTCCGCGGCTCGGCACCGGACGGGCCCGGTTTCTGGTTCCCGCCAACGGTGCTCACGCCGCAGCGCACCGACCGTACGGTGACCGACGAGATCTTCGGGCCGGTCGTCACGGTGCTGCCGTTCGACGACGAGGCCGACGCGATCGAACTGGCCAACGACACCCCGTACGGACTGTCGGGTTCCATCTGGACCGACAACCTGTCGCGCGCGGTGCGGGTGTCCCGGGCCGTGGAGGCGGGCAACCTGAGCGTCAACTCGCACTCGTCGGTGCGCTACAACACCCCGTTCGGCGGCTTCAAGCAGTCCGGGCTGGGCCGTGAGCTCGGACCCGACGCGCCGCTGTCTTTCACCGAAACAAAGAACGTCTTCTTCGCAGTAGAAGATCCAGCAGAGGAGCTGTAA
- a CDS encoding magnesium chelatase subunit D family protein, translated as MTVEYPFSALVGQDRLRLALVLCAVRPEIGGVLIRGEKGTAKSTAVRGLAAVLREVDDEARLVELPIGATEDRVVGSLDLQKVLRDGEHAFSPGLLARAHGGVLYVDEVNLLHDHLVDVLLDAAAMGRVHVERDGISHSHEARFVLIGTMNPEEGELRPQLLDRFGLTVDVAASRDVDVRVEVIRSRMDYEADPEGFGGRYAEADAEVSRRIAAARALVGSVILPDNELRRIAALCAAFDVDGMRADLVVARTAVAHAAWRGAATGASGATGSITVDEEDIRVAAELALPHRRRRDPFDDPGLDPERLDQAMQQAGESAEHDEPEPDPDPPGGGDGGGLSTEGQAAPGNSQSSAPRQSAPPAAVFRTKALVVPGIGEGAPGRRSRARNRTGTPIGATAEPGAGHGLHVFGTLLATAGRQRDAGRPRPQPDDVRRAIREGREGNLVIFVVDASGSMAARDRMSAVAGATLSLLRDAYQRRDKVAVITFRADDARVLLPPTSSVHIAGRRLARFDTGGKTPLAQGLLTARDVVVREKARDRARRPLLVVLTDGRATGGPDPLGRTRTAAARLVAEGTAAVVVDCETSFVRLGLAGQLGEQLGAPVVRLEQLHADGLTRLVKTQADAA; from the coding sequence GTGACGGTCGAGTACCCGTTCAGCGCGCTTGTCGGGCAGGACCGGCTACGGCTGGCCCTGGTGTTGTGCGCGGTACGCCCCGAGATCGGCGGGGTGCTGATCCGCGGCGAGAAGGGCACCGCGAAATCGACGGCGGTGCGGGGCCTGGCCGCGGTGCTGCGCGAGGTGGACGACGAGGCCCGGCTCGTGGAGCTGCCCATCGGGGCCACCGAGGACCGCGTCGTCGGCTCACTGGACCTGCAGAAGGTGTTGCGCGACGGCGAACACGCGTTCTCGCCCGGCCTGCTGGCCCGCGCGCACGGCGGCGTGCTGTACGTCGACGAGGTCAACCTCCTGCACGATCATCTGGTCGACGTGCTGCTCGACGCGGCCGCGATGGGCCGGGTGCACGTGGAACGCGACGGCATATCGCATTCGCACGAGGCCAGGTTCGTCCTGATCGGCACCATGAATCCCGAAGAGGGCGAGCTGCGTCCGCAATTGCTGGACCGGTTCGGCCTGACCGTGGACGTCGCGGCATCGCGTGACGTCGACGTGCGGGTCGAGGTGATCCGGTCGCGCATGGACTACGAAGCCGACCCGGAGGGATTCGGCGGTCGCTACGCCGAGGCCGATGCCGAGGTCTCCCGGCGGATAGCCGCGGCGCGTGCGCTTGTCGGCTCGGTCATCTTGCCGGACAACGAGTTACGGCGTATCGCGGCGCTGTGCGCAGCGTTCGATGTGGACGGTATGCGGGCGGACCTCGTGGTGGCACGTACCGCGGTGGCGCACGCGGCGTGGCGTGGAGCCGCGACCGGGGCGAGCGGAGCGACGGGAAGTATCACCGTCGACGAAGAGGACATCCGCGTCGCGGCCGAACTCGCGCTGCCGCACCGCAGGCGGCGTGATCCGTTCGACGATCCGGGGCTGGACCCCGAGCGGCTCGACCAGGCCATGCAGCAGGCGGGGGAGTCCGCCGAACACGACGAGCCGGAGCCGGATCCCGATCCACCCGGTGGCGGTGACGGTGGTGGGCTGTCCACGGAAGGGCAAGCCGCGCCGGGCAATTCGCAGTCGTCGGCACCTCGGCAGAGTGCGCCGCCTGCGGCGGTGTTCCGCACCAAGGCCCTGGTGGTGCCGGGAATCGGTGAGGGCGCGCCGGGTCGACGGTCGCGGGCCCGCAACCGCACGGGCACGCCCATCGGGGCAACCGCCGAACCCGGTGCCGGGCACGGCTTGCACGTCTTCGGCACCCTGCTGGCCACGGCGGGCCGGCAGCGGGATGCCGGCCGCCCGCGCCCACAACCCGACGACGTCCGGCGCGCGATCCGCGAGGGTCGCGAAGGCAACCTGGTGATCTTCGTCGTCGACGCGTCGGGTTCGATGGCGGCCCGCGACCGCATGTCGGCGGTCGCGGGCGCGACGCTGTCGCTGTTGCGTGACGCCTATCAGCGTCGGGACAAGGTCGCGGTGATCACGTTCCGAGCCGACGACGCCCGGGTGCTGCTGCCACCGACATCGTCGGTGCACATCGCCGGCCGGCGGCTGGCCCGCTTCGACACCGGCGGCAAGACCCCACTGGCCCAAGGACTCCTGACGGCCCGTGACGTGGTCGTGCGTGAGAAGGCACGTGACCGCGCGCGGCGGCCGCTTTTGGTGGTGTTGACCGACGGCCGTGCCACCGGGGGCCCCGATCCGCTCGGCCGGACCAGGACTGCCGCGGCCCGGCTGGTGGCCGAGGGGACTGCGGCCGTCGTCGTGGATTGTGAAACATCCTTCGTGCGACTGGGTTTGGCCGGACAGCTGGGTGAGCAACTCGGTGCGCCGGTGGTGCGGCTCGAGCAGCTGCACGCCGACGGGCTCACCAGGCTGGTCAAGACCCAGGCCGACGCCGCGTAG
- a CDS encoding ArsR/SmtB family transcription factor: MVQPGNQAQVEQASSALADVDAAGWARRFDLLSDAHRLEILLGLHRAPGICVSDLAAALGRSENAVSQALRVLRDQGWVTSTRVGRMVSYRLEDEVVHDLLHWIGARHG, from the coding sequence GTGGTCCAACCGGGCAATCAGGCGCAGGTCGAGCAGGCGTCGTCGGCTCTGGCCGACGTGGACGCGGCCGGCTGGGCCCGGCGGTTCGACCTGCTCTCGGATGCCCACCGTTTGGAGATCCTGCTCGGCCTGCACCGCGCGCCCGGCATCTGCGTCAGCGACCTCGCCGCCGCGTTGGGCAGGTCGGAAAATGCTGTCTCGCAAGCCCTCCGGGTATTGCGCGATCAGGGTTGGGTGACGTCGACCCGCGTGGGCCGGATGGTGAGCTACCGCCTGGAAGACGAGGTCGTGCACGATCTGCTGCATTGGATCGGAGCCAGGCACGGCTGA
- a CDS encoding FadR/GntR family transcriptional regulator, whose protein sequence is MTAEPDPQSSTAAEAAADALLRPVRLGNAFEDTVGRLLETIRLGVLAPGESLPPERELATRLGVSRDTVREAIKSLADAGYLVSKRGRYGGTFLADELPTLAPTSQRFTREEIDDALRLREILEVGAARMAAGRTLSAAERDGLYSRLADVRGADPDDYRRLDSRLHLAIAEAAGCPSLVPLVAENRMRLNALLDQIPLLPRNIAHSDEQHETIVIAILAGDADGAAAAMLTHVGGSAALLHGFLD, encoded by the coding sequence ATGACGGCCGAACCGGATCCGCAGTCGAGCACCGCCGCCGAGGCGGCGGCCGATGCCTTGTTGCGTCCGGTTCGGCTGGGCAACGCATTCGAGGACACCGTGGGCCGGCTCTTGGAGACCATCCGCCTCGGCGTGCTCGCGCCCGGTGAGTCGCTGCCCCCCGAGCGTGAGCTCGCGACCCGGCTCGGGGTCAGCCGCGACACGGTCCGCGAAGCCATCAAGTCGCTGGCCGACGCCGGCTACCTGGTGTCCAAACGGGGGCGCTACGGCGGCACGTTCCTCGCCGACGAGTTACCGACACTGGCGCCGACCAGCCAGCGGTTCACGCGTGAAGAGATCGACGATGCGTTGCGGCTGCGGGAGATCCTCGAAGTCGGGGCGGCCCGGATGGCTGCGGGGCGCACGCTCAGCGCGGCCGAGCGCGACGGGCTCTACTCGCGGCTGGCCGATGTGCGCGGTGCCGACCCCGACGACTATCGCCGGCTCGACTCCCGGCTGCACCTGGCGATCGCCGAGGCGGCGGGCTGCCCGTCACTGGTGCCGCTCGTCGCGGAGAACCGGATGCGGCTCAACGCGTTGCTCGATCAGATCCCATTGCTGCCGCGCAACATCGCGCACTCCGACGAACAACACGAGACGATCGTCATCGCCATCCTCGCCGGTGACGCCGACGGCGCCGCGGCCGCGATGCTGACCCACGTCGGAGGCTCGGCGGCCCTGCTGCACGGCTTCCTGGATTAA
- the mtr gene encoding mycothione reductase encodes MEHYDLTIIGTGSGNSILDDRYAGKKVAICEQGTFGGTCLNVGCIPTKMFVYAAEVAHTIRDSARYGIDSHIDKVRWPDIVERVFGRIDPIAAGGEDYRRSNPDITVYASHTRFGPKTADGRYTLRTEAGEEFSSDQVVIAAGSRTFIPPAIVGCGVTYYTSDDIMRIPELPEHLVIVGGGFVSAEFAHVFSALGVRVTIVVRGSGLLTHCDETICHRFSALAAEKWDLRTHENVVGSHQEGDRIVLELDDGETLPADMLLVATGRIPNGDLLDAELAGVEVDEDGRVIVDDFQRTTAPGIFALGDVSSDYQLKHVANHESRVVRENLLRDWDDTENLVRSDHRFVPSAVFTEPQIATVGLTEAEAREAGYDIVTKVQDYGDTAYGWAMEDTTGIAKLIGDRATGRILGAHIMGYQASTIVQPLIQAMSFGQTAEEIARGQYWIHPALPEVIENALLGLTAG; translated from the coding sequence GTGGAGCACTACGACCTGACAATCATCGGCACCGGCTCGGGCAACAGCATCCTCGACGACCGCTACGCAGGCAAGAAGGTGGCCATCTGCGAGCAGGGCACGTTCGGCGGCACGTGCCTCAACGTCGGCTGCATCCCCACCAAGATGTTCGTCTACGCCGCCGAGGTCGCCCACACCATCCGCGACAGCGCCCGCTACGGCATCGACTCCCACATCGACAAGGTGCGCTGGCCTGACATCGTCGAGCGGGTGTTCGGCCGGATCGATCCGATCGCGGCAGGTGGCGAGGACTACCGGCGGTCCAACCCGGACATCACGGTGTACGCGAGCCACACCCGGTTCGGCCCCAAGACCGCCGACGGCCGCTACACGCTGCGCACCGAGGCCGGCGAGGAGTTCAGCAGCGATCAGGTGGTGATCGCCGCCGGATCGCGCACGTTCATCCCGCCGGCCATCGTGGGCTGCGGGGTCACCTACTACACCAGTGACGACATCATGCGCATTCCCGAGCTGCCCGAGCATCTCGTGATCGTCGGCGGCGGGTTCGTGTCGGCCGAGTTCGCGCACGTGTTCTCGGCGTTGGGTGTGCGGGTCACCATCGTGGTGCGCGGCTCGGGTCTGCTCACCCACTGCGACGAGACCATCTGCCACCGGTTCAGCGCGCTGGCCGCCGAGAAGTGGGATCTGCGGACGCACGAGAACGTCGTCGGCTCGCATCAGGAGGGCGACCGCATCGTGCTCGAGCTCGACGACGGCGAAACCCTGCCCGCCGACATGCTGCTCGTGGCCACCGGCCGGATTCCCAACGGTGATCTGCTCGACGCCGAACTCGCCGGCGTCGAGGTCGACGAGGACGGTCGCGTGATCGTCGACGACTTCCAACGCACCACGGCGCCGGGCATTTTCGCGCTGGGCGACGTGTCGTCGGACTATCAGCTCAAGCATGTCGCCAACCACGAATCCCGCGTGGTCAGGGAGAACCTGCTGCGGGACTGGGACGACACCGAGAACCTGGTGCGCAGCGATCACCGGTTCGTGCCGTCGGCGGTGTTCACCGAACCGCAGATCGCCACCGTGGGGCTGACCGAGGCCGAGGCCCGCGAGGCCGGCTACGACATCGTGACCAAGGTCCAGGACTACGGCGACACCGCCTACGGCTGGGCGATGGAGGACACGACCGGGATCGCCAAGCTCATCGGCGACCGGGCGACGGGCCGGATCCTGGGTGCTCACATCATGGGCTATCAGGCGTCGACGATCGTCCAGCCGCTGATCCAGGCCATGAGCTTCGGGCAGACCGCCGAGGAGATCGCCCGCGGGCAGTACTGGATTCACCCGGCATTGCCCGAGGTGATCGAGAACGCGTTGCTGGGGTTGACCGCGGGCTGA
- the nicT gene encoding Nickel transporter NicT, with product MSIGAPTESTAPARFDRADWMSIATVGGIVAALHVVGWGVLVFGVAPQHITLGSAGVFGVGLGVTAYLLGVRHAFDADHIAVIDNTTRKLVGEGTRSLSAGFWFSLGHSSVVFGLALLLALGVRALVGPVQDENSVTLQTLGLIGSLVAGTFLILIGLTNLVAAVGIAKVFRAMRTGEFDEAELERQLQQRGFLARLLGRVMRRVSKPWHLYPVGFLMGLGFDTATQVALLVLAAGTAAFTLPWYAILVLPVLFAAGMSLFDSLDGIFMARAYGWAFLQPIRKVYYNLTVTVLSVVVALVIGVVVLAGLLVERLGITSGPLAVIGSADLEFVGFAIVGLFVVSWLVALGIWRFGRIEERWSAQA from the coding sequence ATGAGCATCGGCGCGCCGACCGAGAGCACCGCACCTGCCCGCTTCGATCGCGCCGACTGGATGTCGATCGCCACCGTCGGTGGCATCGTGGCCGCGTTGCACGTGGTCGGCTGGGGCGTGCTGGTGTTCGGGGTGGCGCCACAGCACATCACGCTCGGTTCGGCCGGCGTATTCGGTGTCGGCCTCGGCGTCACCGCGTACCTGCTCGGCGTGCGGCACGCGTTCGACGCCGACCACATCGCCGTCATCGACAACACGACCCGCAAGCTGGTCGGCGAAGGCACCCGGTCCCTGTCCGCCGGGTTCTGGTTCTCGCTGGGGCATTCGAGTGTGGTCTTCGGGCTCGCACTGTTGCTGGCGTTGGGAGTCCGGGCCCTGGTGGGGCCCGTGCAGGACGAGAACTCGGTGACGCTGCAGACCCTGGGTCTGATCGGCTCGCTGGTGGCCGGGACGTTCCTCATCCTGATCGGTCTGACGAATCTGGTTGCCGCGGTGGGCATCGCCAAGGTGTTCCGGGCCATGCGCACGGGCGAATTCGACGAAGCCGAGTTGGAACGCCAGCTGCAGCAGCGCGGCTTCCTGGCCAGGCTGCTGGGCCGCGTGATGCGCCGGGTCAGCAAGCCGTGGCACCTGTACCCCGTCGGCTTCCTCATGGGCCTGGGGTTCGACACCGCGACCCAGGTCGCGCTGTTGGTGCTGGCGGCCGGCACGGCGGCGTTCACACTGCCGTGGTACGCGATCCTGGTGTTGCCGGTGCTCTTCGCCGCGGGCATGAGCCTGTTCGACAGCCTCGACGGCATCTTCATGGCACGTGCCTACGGCTGGGCCTTCCTCCAGCCCATCCGCAAGGTCTACTACAACCTGACCGTCACGGTGCTCTCGGTCGTCGTCGCACTGGTGATCGGGGTCGTGGTGCTGGCAGGCCTGCTCGTCGAGCGGCTCGGCATCACGTCGGGCCCGCTCGCGGTCATCGGTTCGGCCGATCTCGAATTCGTCGGATTCGCGATCGTCGGCCTGTTCGTCGTGAGCTGGCTAGTGGCCCTGGGGATCTGGCGCTTCGGCCGGATCGAGGAACGCTGGAGCGCCCAGGCCTGA
- a CDS encoding 3-oxoacyl-ACP reductase has translation MDLTQRLAGRVAVITGGASGIGLATGRRLHAEGATIVVGDIDPTTGKAAADELGGLFVPVDVSDQDAVDNLFDTAASTFGSVDIAFNNAGISPPDDDLIENTELPAWQKVQDINLKSVYLSCRAALRHMVPAGKGSIINTASFVAVMGSATSQISYTASKGGVLAMSRELGVQYARQGIRVNALCPGPVNTPLLQELFAKDPERAARRLVHVPLGRFAEPEELAAAVAFLASDDASFITGSTFLVDGGISSAYVTPL, from the coding sequence ATGGACCTGACGCAAAGACTGGCGGGCAGGGTCGCCGTCATCACCGGCGGTGCCAGCGGCATCGGCCTTGCCACCGGCAGGCGACTGCACGCAGAGGGCGCCACGATCGTGGTCGGCGACATCGACCCCACAACGGGTAAGGCCGCGGCCGACGAACTCGGCGGTCTGTTCGTGCCCGTCGACGTCTCCGATCAGGATGCCGTCGACAACCTCTTCGACACCGCCGCGTCGACGTTCGGTTCGGTCGACATCGCGTTCAACAACGCGGGCATCTCGCCGCCGGATGACGACCTGATCGAGAACACCGAACTGCCGGCCTGGCAGAAGGTGCAGGACATCAACCTCAAGAGTGTGTATCTGTCGTGCCGGGCTGCGCTGCGCCACATGGTGCCCGCGGGCAAGGGCTCGATCATCAACACCGCGTCGTTCGTCGCGGTGATGGGTTCGGCGACGTCGCAGATCTCCTACACCGCCTCCAAGGGCGGCGTGCTGGCGATGTCGCGTGAGCTGGGCGTCCAATACGCCCGGCAGGGCATCCGGGTCAATGCGCTGTGCCCCGGACCGGTGAACACGCCGCTCCTGCAGGAACTGTTCGCCAAGGATCCCGAACGGGCCGCGCGCCGCCTGGTGCACGTTCCGCTCGGCCGGTTCGCCGAGCCCGAGGAGCTCGCGGCCGCGGTCGCGTTCCTGGCCAGTGACGACGCGTCGTTCATCACCGGTTCGACGTTCCTGGTCGACGGAGGGATCAGCTCCGCCTACGTCACGCCACTCTGA